TTTCATTTGCTAATAGGATTTTATGCAACTCAGATTGATGGTGATATTGATATGAATAAAAGCCTAAATCATTCGCCCATTTTACCCCTATGGGCGTTAAGCCTTGCGCACATAGCTGGTCATTTAATGTTTGTATAATGGGCATTTTTGCCAGCTCAACGCCAATGATTAACGACAATAAACCGCTAATGGGAATATGAACAGGATGATATAACGACAGATAAACATTGCCGCGTGGTGATTGCCATGAGCGTCCGTGTTGTCCACGACCTGCGCTTTGGGTTTCGGCAGTCAGTAGATGCATTGCAGTGGCATTGAGCGTGCCATCCTGTACTGCTGCGATAAGCTCGCTGTTGGTCGAGACGCTGCTAGATAAATGCCTATGGTTAAGATCTGGCAAATGAGTAAGAAGGTATGACTTAGAGGCGCAGTCAGATAAAGAGTCGAGTGGCAGCATAAGTTTTTTCGATGTGGTTAATATAGAAAATCTGATAAATGTGGCAGGGGAAATCTTTGATATACTGAGCGATTGTCACAGATAAACAAGATAGAGTCGGTGAAAAGTAATATCGATACAACACCTACTACTGGTGCAAATTTTTCTTGCTTGCTGTGCCTACGCAGACAGAGGCTGCAAAAAATTTGCACCAGCAATACGGTAGCGACTTTAAAGTATGTCAACTATAGAGTAGATAGGATAAAGGTCGGCTGATGATTTGGCAAATGCAATTAAGCGCATCATAAGTAAGTGCCAAAAAGATAAAATAACTTAATATAAAAAATGCAGGATAAAAGGCTGATTCGATGATGTTATATGGATGGTTTGTGATTGCAGGGGCGTTTGCGGGTGTCAGCGCAGGCTTGTTCGGCGTCGGTGGCGGCATGATTATCGTGCCAGCATTGGTCTGGATTTTTACTGCTTATAATTTTCCGCCAGAAGTGGTGACTCATTTGGCTATTGGTACCTCGCTTGCAACCATCGTTGTGACCTCAATCAGCTCACTCACTGCCCATAATAAGCGTGGCGGTGTACGCTGGGAAGTTTGGCGCCGGTGCTGGCATTGGCTGGCGCGGCAGGTTTTGCATGGTTTGGTCAAGATGTCGCCAATCTACCTGAGGGCACGATAGGCTTTGTCCATATTTCAGGATTTTTAGGTATCTCAGCGGCTAGCTTTATTATGGCAAAAGTCGGAGCCAAGCTTGCCCATGTCTTACCTGTGCTGACACTTAAGCGTGCATTTGGTGTGCTACTGCTATTTGCTGGTGGACAATTATTGTTAAGTGGGCTTGGGGTTATATAAAGATTTTAAATTTTAATAGAAATTAAAGCGTTAACTTAAGGGTACTGGTAAATGAAAGCTGCAGAAAAATATCGCCGTGTGTTTGGCTCAATCAGCCATCTAAAAGACCAGATTCCATGGACGACAGGTTTATCCAACATGGTAGAGTTTCTCGTATGGGAGCCACAGCGTGTACTTGGTATCAGCAAAAAACAATATGTACGTCAAATTATTGAATGGACAACAAGTCTAGAATTGAAAGATAAGAGTCTAGAAGAAATAGAGGAAGCTATTAGTCAAAAGCTTAATCAAAAAATGAATGAGTCTGAGCAGTTAGAAACTTACTCAAAGAAAACAACGGGTATTTGTAATGCTAGGGAAGCTGTTCGCCGAGTTAAGTTTTTTTCTGAAGATTACCTAAATAAAGAATTCGATATTTTCCTAAGTTTATGTAGTGATAGTTATCTAAATTTATTCTATGGACAATTCATTAATTTCGACCAAAGCGGTTCATGGTCGACACATGGTAATAGTGGTATCTTTGAATATAGTACCGAACTAAACGCTATGTTTATGGATAATTTATCCTATAACCATGAGGCGAATGTATTAATTGCCAATGAACTAAAGCTTAATGGTAAAAAAAATGCTGACCAAATATTAAAGTATTGCCTAATGTACGAGTATTTATTAAAAATAGGATTTATTGATAAAGATACAAAGTTTTTATTATTATTCATTGGTGGTAGCATTTTAAAAGAAGATAAGCAAAGTCTCATAAATCAAGAAATAACTATGTGTCAGACCAAGCCTGAAAAATATAAGCATTTATTAAAAGATGAATTGCTAGAAGTGGCGAAACATTTAGAAATCGCCAGTATCACGTGGCAATCGCTGATAGAGTTTAATAACTGTTACTTGAATCAAAATGAGGTTTGCCAAGTAGAACAAAAACTACTTCAAGGGTTCAATCAAAGCCTTCAATCAAAATCGTTTATGCACTTATAATTTTAACCCTAAAAACTCACTCTAATTTCAGGTAGAATAGCCGCCTGTTTTTGCTAAGTTTACTGATCCTTCATGCGTCTAAAATCCCTTAAGCTGGCAGGCTTTAAATCCTTTGCCAATCCAACGACTTTTACCTTTCGTCATGGCATTACCGCCATTGTCGGGCCAAACGGCTGCGGCAAATCAAATGTGATTGATGCCATTCGTTGGGTGTTGGGCGAAACCTCTGCCAAGCAGTTACGTGGCGGGGCGATGAGTGATGTCATCTTTGCTGGCACGCAAGATAAAGCCGCCAAAAGTGTTGCCAGTGTTGAGCTAACTTTTGAGCATACGCAAGATGAGAAAACGGGTATTCGCCACGAGTTTAATTTATATCAAGAGCTGTCTGTCCGCCGTCAGGTAAATTTGGATGGACGCTCGGATTACTTTATTAATGGCACACGCTGTCGTCGCCGTGATGTCGTCGATGTATTCTTAGGTACGGGTCTTGGCGCGCGTAGCTATGCGGTTATTGAGCAGGGGATGATTGGGCGTATTGTTGAATCTAGCCCCATGCAGCTGCGTGAGTTTATCGAAGAGGCGGCAGGGGTGTCGCGCTATCAAGCACGCCGAGAAGAAACGCAAAAGAAACTTAAGAGGACCCAAGACAATTTAGCACGTTTACATGATATGCAAAGTGAGCTGGTTAGCCAACAAAAGCGACTGTCTAAGCAAGCAGCCAGTGCTGAGCGCTACGAAGAACTGGCATTAACGCTTGCTGATATCAAGCAGCAACTTGCCATTCAGCAATTATATCAAGCCAAACACAATCAGCAGCAGCAAAGAATCGTCCATGAGAGTAGCACTAATGAGGTCTCAGCCCTGCAAGCCAGCCATGAGACCCTAAAAGCTAAGCAGGATAAGCTTGCTGCGCATATCAATCAAGAGCAGTGGCTAAAAGACGATGCTCAAAGTGCACACTATAAGCAGCAGCTAAGCTATCAACAGTCTGAACATCAACTCAGCGCTACAAAGTCACAACTGAGTGCTACCGCGCTGCAGCTTGCTAGCTTGGATCAGCAGTGCGTACAAGCAGTTGCTGAGATTGAATGTCTAAAATCTGAACAAGCAGAGCAGCAGAATATATTAGAAGAACTGCGTCCGCAGCTTAGCGAGCTGAATGAAAAACGTGAATCGCATAAACGTAACGAGCAACCATTACAACGCGCATGGCATGAGGCGCAAAATCAATTATCACGGCTGCAAGATAATGCTCGCACACTTGAGCAGCAAAAAGCTATTAATACACAAGCACAAAAGCGCCATCAGCAAAGCCATGATAAATGGCAGCGCCGTCAGCAAAGTTGGCAGAATTTATGGCAGAAAATGCAACAATCACTATCACCACCTGGTAATAATGATGGTTCTGATGGGCAAGAAAAAGCGGATGTGAAAAATTTACATCAGACCTTAGAGACGCAAGTTGCTGAGCTAAACAAACAGTTGCAGCAGATTGAGTGGCAACAAGATAGCATCGATGAGCGCCTGTCCGAACTACAACCGCAAGCGCATGAGTTACAGCAGCGATTAAATATGCAGCAGCGTGAGTTGAATGAACATGAAAAACGTCACGCTGTATTGGCAGCTGAGTATGATACCCTGCATCAAATATTACATCCTAAACCTACGGCAAAACCTCAACCGCCAGCATCTATTTCGGAGACTGGTTTAGAAAACGAAATAGCCAGCGACTCTCATGAATTAGCCATTACTACTTTGCGTGATCAGATTGAGCTAAGCGAAAAAGGTCGAGAACATGCACAGCTACTCGATAGCGTGTTGGCGTTATGGTTGGAAAGTCATGTATTAATTGCTAATCCAACCAATCAATCACACGCCAATGATGACTCTCGAAAAGCGAGTAGCCTATGGCAAGTTCTTAGACATGACTTTACCCATCTTTTTACTTACCAAACGGCACAAAACGAGCATAATAGTAAAGGTCAATCATCAGTAGGGAGCGGTCACAGCTTATGGTTATCTGCTACGCAAAATGAGTTAGCTACAAAGCCATTTATCAGTAATTTGCCAGATACTTTAATTGATAAAGTACGGCCTTTATCGCAGCTGATTACCGCACCGAACTTAGCACTTTTGCAGCAATGCTATCTATATATTGCGCAACCTGAGACAGATAATAAACAAGCGCTTGAAGAAGTTTTAAAAGTATTGCCGCCATCTGCTATTTTGCTCACGTCTGATGGCTGGCTTATCAGTCGTCAGGGTACGATGAATATCAGTAATTTTGTGGGTGCGCAAGATGGGCAAAATGATAGTAACAGTCAATTTTTAACACAGCGTTTACAGCAGCGTAGCCGTTTACAAGCGTTAGAAGAATTGCTTGATGAGTTTGAAAGCAAAATACAAGACCAGAAAAAGGCTATTGCTAATAACCAGCGTAACTATGATGCACTAACGGTCAGCTTAGAAGAGACGCGTGCCCAAGCTGAGCAATTAGTCCGTGATAAACATCAATATCAGCAGCAGCTCACCACTCAACGCGCTAATGCTGAGCGCTTACAAGCGGACAGCCGACGCCTAACTGTTGATAAAGCTGCTCTTGAGCAAGAGCAGCAGGAATTAGCTCAAGAGCAGCAAGTGCTTAATGATGAGCAGCAGGATATCCAAAGCGAGATAGCAGCGCTAACGCCACAGATAGCTGATGCGCGAGCGACAACTCAGCAATTACAAGCGGAACGCAGTGAGCTAACCCGCACGCGTCAGGCAGATGATGACGCTTGGCAAGCCTTGCAGCTTCGTGTTCAGCAGAGCGAGATGCGATTGGAGCATAGTGCGAGCAGCCTTGCACGTGCTACCAAGCAACACGACAAGTCACTACAAAGTGAGCAAAGACTAAAAGTAAATTATGAACAGCAGCAAAATAAGCTGCCAGCACTGCAAGCAGCACTGCAAACAGCGCAAACAGCGCGCGATGAGAAACAGGTACTGTTAACAGAGCGCGAGACAGCATTAACAGCGCTGAAGCAAGAGTATAATCAGCAGCAGGTCGAGCTGGATACCGTACAAAATATCTTACAAACTCAACAAAGCGAGCTTGCGTGTCTTGCCACCGAGCTAGCACTAAGCGCAGCGAGATTAGATGATGCTAGCAATCATACACAAGCAGCGCTAGATGCTTACCATAAAGTGAGCCATAAATATAAAGCGCAATCGGACATAGCTCAGCACCCGCAGCAAACAATGAGCGTGTCAAATTTATTAGCAGATTTTATCGCTCATGATCGCCGTGTACGTCCAGATAAAATCGCTGAGCTTGAGACTGAGCGTAGTAAGCTTGAGCAGCAATTAAGTAAAATAGGCGCGGTTAATCTTGCCGCGGTGGCAGAATTGGCGGAGGTTAATGAACGCTTAGAGCCACTCGCGCAGCAGACAGCAGATATTGCTGCCAGCATGCAGACGTTGACCGAGGCGATTGCGTCAATTGATGAAACCACCAAGACGCTATTTATGCAGACGCTTGATGCGGTCAATAATGAGCTTGCCAATTTATTTGAAAAAGTCTTTGGCAGCGGGCAAGCAAGCTTGACCTTGAATGTGGAAGATATGCCTGTTAATGCGCCAAAATCAGAACAGTGGCGCGCGGGGCTTACCTTGATGGCACAACCAAAAGGTAAGCGTAACAGTCGGTTGGCCGTGCTTTCAGGCGGCGAAAAGACACTGACCGCGCTGAGTTTGATTTTTGCCATATTTAAGCAGCATCCTGCACCGTTTTGTGTGCTTGATGAGGTTGATGCACCGCTCGATGATGCGAATGTTGCACGCTTTACCAGTCTCATTCATGAATTAGCAGACGACTTGCAGTTTATCTTTATCAGCCATAATAAGCTGACGATGCAGATTGCTGATGAGCTAAAAGGTGTCACCATGCCAAACGCTGGTATTTCAACTTTGGTCAGCGTCTCGCTTGATGAGGCAGCACGTTACCTTTCTGATTAAGAGCATCGCTGAATAGCAAAAATAGTGATAACTGGCAGCGATTGTCAGTGGTATAGTTAGGGCTGAGGTCATAAGGTCACGCAAGTATGTCAGCCTCATGGTAAACGATGACTATATGGTGACGATATTAATTAGCCATGCTAGACTATTGCCATTTATTCCCTCTTATGTATTCCCTTTTGTCGTATATTAGGATTATTTCTCATGACCGCTATTCAGTTTATATTGATCGCCATTGCCGCATTGATTGTGCTTGCTGGGCTAATTATGGTCATGCGTGGCTTTAAGCGTCGCAAAAATGCAGAAGCTGCTGCGGTCAATTATGATAAAAACGGTATTCCTATCATACCGCGTCATGAGCGCAATATCGTCGACCAGCCAGATTTGGATGATACGGTCGCTGGAGAGACCAGTATCACTCCTGACCGTAGTTATTTAAATGCTGTCGTTGAAGATAAGCCTATGACCCAATCGTATCAGCATGACGATGAGCAGTTGACGGCTGCCAACAATCATATAGGCGATGATGCACGCGACGATTATAGCCAAATAGATGATGAAGACTATGCACGCTGGCAGGCTGAACAGCAGCACGCTGGCAATAGCGAGTTTGTAGAAGTCGCTGATCAAATGAATATCGAACAAGAGCCTGATGCATTTTCAAGCTTGGTATCGGCGACGGACAGCCTGGTGCCATCTATTGATACGGCAGAAGAGCCAAGCTTTGATAGTAATAGCCCGATACTCGATCAGCATTTATCAAAGCCAGTTGATGACGCGCAGAACGCTTCTCTTATCAACGCCAAAGACAATATTAATATCACCATCTTGCCGCACCAATATCGTGACCGTCCGCAAGCGGTGATTCGTGGTCGTGACTTATTGGCATTAATTGATAAATATGGTCTGCGCTATGGCGCGATGAATATGTTCCATCGCTATGAGCAAAAAGACGGTACTGGCATGCTTTGGTTTAGTATGATGGGCATTACCGATAGT
This window of the Psychrobacter arcticus 273-4 genome carries:
- a CDS encoding AAA family ATPase, which codes for MRLKSLKLAGFKSFANPTTFTFRHGITAIVGPNGCGKSNVIDAIRWVLGETSAKQLRGGAMSDVIFAGTQDKAAKSVASVELTFEHTQDEKTGIRHEFNLYQELSVRRQVNLDGRSDYFINGTRCRRRDVVDVFLGTGLGARSYAVIEQGMIGRIVESSPMQLREFIEEAAGVSRYQARREETQKKLKRTQDNLARLHDMQSELVSQQKRLSKQAASAERYEELALTLADIKQQLAIQQLYQAKHNQQQQRIVHESSTNEVSALQASHETLKAKQDKLAAHINQEQWLKDDAQSAHYKQQLSYQQSEHQLSATKSQLSATALQLASLDQQCVQAVAEIECLKSEQAEQQNILEELRPQLSELNEKRESHKRNEQPLQRAWHEAQNQLSRLQDNARTLEQQKAINTQAQKRHQQSHDKWQRRQQSWQNLWQKMQQSLSPPGNNDGSDGQEKADVKNLHQTLETQVAELNKQLQQIEWQQDSIDERLSELQPQAHELQQRLNMQQRELNEHEKRHAVLAAEYDTLHQILHPKPTAKPQPPASISETGLENEIASDSHELAITTLRDQIELSEKGREHAQLLDSVLALWLESHVLIANPTNQSHANDDSRKASSLWQVLRHDFTHLFTYQTAQNEHNSKGQSSVGSGHSLWLSATQNELATKPFISNLPDTLIDKVRPLSQLITAPNLALLQQCYLYIAQPETDNKQALEEVLKVLPPSAILLTSDGWLISRQGTMNISNFVGAQDGQNDSNSQFLTQRLQQRSRLQALEELLDEFESKIQDQKKAIANNQRNYDALTVSLEETRAQAEQLVRDKHQYQQQLTTQRANAERLQADSRRLTVDKAALEQEQQELAQEQQVLNDEQQDIQSEIAALTPQIADARATTQQLQAERSELTRTRQADDDAWQALQLRVQQSEMRLEHSASSLARATKQHDKSLQSEQRLKVNYEQQQNKLPALQAALQTAQTARDEKQVLLTERETALTALKQEYNQQQVELDTVQNILQTQQSELACLATELALSAARLDDASNHTQAALDAYHKVSHKYKAQSDIAQHPQQTMSVSNLLADFIAHDRRVRPDKIAELETERSKLEQQLSKIGAVNLAAVAELAEVNERLEPLAQQTADIAASMQTLTEAIASIDETTKTLFMQTLDAVNNELANLFEKVFGSGQASLTLNVEDMPVNAPKSEQWRAGLTLMAQPKGKRNSRLAVLSGGEKTLTALSLIFAIFKQHPAPFCVLDEVDAPLDDANVARFTSLIHELADDLQFIFISHNKLTMQIADELKGVTMPNAGISTLVSVSLDEAARYLSD
- a CDS encoding cell division protein ZipA C-terminal FtsZ-binding domain-containing protein, producing the protein MTAIQFILIAIAALIVLAGLIMVMRGFKRRKNAEAAAVNYDKNGIPIIPRHERNIVDQPDLDDTVAGETSITPDRSYLNAVVEDKPMTQSYQHDDEQLTAANNHIGDDARDDYSQIDDEDYARWQAEQQHAGNSEFVEVADQMNIEQEPDAFSSLVSATDSLVPSIDTAEEPSFDSNSPILDQHLSKPVDDAQNASLINAKDNINITILPHQYRDRPQAVIRGRDLLALIDKYGLRYGAMNMFHRYEQKDGTGMLWFSMMGITDSGIAPFDPHSVATNTYNGVVVFLSLPHPQALRSFDSMMSIAYMMASDLDAVMLDEENDPITPEYKQQLRNQVRDYEG